CAGGAGAAACAACTACTGTCTCCACACCTAGCAGAGAAGAAAAGAGAATCATTGATTACAATACTTAAATTGCCATCAGcccccaaaatttttttcacattaacaacattcgtcgcaagtggaggttaggtgcccacagacaactccacacttggcgagcaaccgaacccctgcaggatggaaccaccccccgtggccagcagtatccacaacccagccacgagcccccgccccaatgcagggaaaaaacaaaacaaaataagacaacactaacatgggcaccagtcacactgaaagagattcagtggaagccgataaaataaggctaaagccaaataataatagccaaaatagtaataaagaaaagccatcaaaatcaaggaatgaccaagataataataataataataataataataatgggaagggagggacggggaacgcaaacgcatacaaacgcgcccctacaacgcttcgctaaccacacactaaaatactgccaagctgcacgtgtgaagagtaggccgctgaccgttgctaaaggatacaccttagcaaccagagccgctgagcgcacgcactgcggacgggtgtaataggcctgagaatgcctggagaaacaacgcaacgctaaaaacaacgctaagaatacaacgctaacaacacaatacaacgctaagacacaacgcaacgctatgacgcaacgcaacgctaagacgcaacgcaacgctaggacgcaacgcaacgctaaacccccaatgccccccaggtacaacgcttgctccttgttgttaactaagttaaattgtatttaaccacattaaATAAACTTTTGCTACTACCCTGATAACTTTGGTGAAAAagtttttggccctggatttttccttcaaatgttGTACGTTTTCAACACAAGGAATTTGGGTGCTTTTTTGGCCCATGGATGCcaatacaggagaatgggtctaCCTTACTTTATGATGTCATCTCAGGGTTTCATTTGCCCACAAAACAAGCATAACCAGTGAGAAAACTGatccattttttccttcctctCACTCACTCTGTGCGATGATCGTTAAAAAAGAGTATTCTGTGCAAAGCTCAGCTATTTGCTGAGTCACTTTTGTTGTTACATCCAGAAACAATACACAAATCAGAcattctgtaaaaaaagaaagctatctCTCTGTGTTTATGCTTATTTTGAAACCCTGAGATGTAGAATGTAGAATTGCCTAAGAAGGGTAGAATTGGCAGAATTGGCagcaagtaaacaaaaaagGAGTTGAATATGTATGATGTCTGTGGTTGAGAGATGCAGAGACTAATCCTTAGCTTGGGGGTTTGCTTGAACATCCCTCAAGAATACAAGACAGTGCATtcaatacaggcatcaagagtttcagtttcctttatTGGATGCTATGCATTATGGagcagaaagtgagcaccaagtctctaaTGGCTGCCTTATCAGATAGTTTTCCTTCTTCGTCTCCTTTACGCACATATtggaaataatagtaacattcacatgaaggagacaaagaaatggctgccattcaagacttggtgctcactttctgtcccaaaATGCACTGCTTtaccacaaaggaaactgaaactcttgatgcttgTAGCCTTTCTCATTCTCACCCACATCTTCCATCTTTTGCATAGATACCAGAGGACATGCTCTCAACATTTCCACTACTCCATCTGGAATTTGAGGCATGTCTGGCATTTCAGGATTGAGCATTGCTTTGATAGCTTCCACATTATCCTTCACTGCAGACATGAATGACTCCAGGTTCTTGGCAAGCTTCTTGATGGAGAAAAACATCTCCTCAACTTCTTCTCCTCCAACATTGTCATCAGTTCTGGTTCCAACATGGGTCTGGCTTGGAAGCACAGACCCACCACCGATAACAGGTGGTAAGTTGAAGTCAGGTGACCTTAGGTAAAGTGCAATTAGTGTTATGGGAATCGGCCAGTCAGGACTACAGGAGCCCAGAAAATCAAACACATGAAGGAGATGAGGACTTTCTTCCACCAGGCTTTtggttgccatagcaacaactCCAAGTAAGGGTGGCAGTTCCACCACATGATTTGCCTTTTGTGATTCATAATTCAAATCATCTAAAAAGTGTAAACAGGAATAGCTTGAATTTCTTCTTGCCTTTGCTCCAATGTAATAGCCCGCACTTACAAGGGCCAGTGGACTGCCCCCAAAGAGTTTAACAACATTGTCAGCGGCCATCAATTTGTCTCCTTTGAGGCCACTTAGCTTTGAAAGAAGTTCAACACCATCTTCAACATCCATCctacaatgaaataaatatgcaaaaaaattgtatttgAGATATCTGAATAAGATAATGAGAAGAAATGTTGTGGAGATAAAGTAAGATGCACGAGACATTAGTGAACAGTGCTCACACTTGAGCCCAAGGACCACAAAAATGCAACTCCATTAACAGCCTCGCCAATTGGATTAGATGGTTGGGTTTAAAAGCTTCAACTTACCCATTACTTATATTGACTATATTGGAAGTGTTGTTCACCAAGTTATCATTCCTAATGTCATTGTGGCGGGTAACTAAGATTGTCCCATTTCCCCACTTTCTCTGAGAATCATTAGAAAACCATCGCCTGAAAACTTCCCCATCCTTCACGTTTTCCAAAATGAGAATCCATGCTTGGCTGTCTTGAAGTTTTTCTATGACAGCTTCCACTAAGCAATCCAACTGTTCCTCTTGGGATAAACTGGTATACTGCAAGCCTTCAGTCATCTTTGATTTCCAGTCACTCTCAAGACATCCTATGGAAACTGCAAACCTCTTGACATCGAAAAGAAGGCTTTCTATTGAAGAGCCATTGAATGTTCCATAGTGGAGATCACCTGGAAACAAATGATAACTTTTCTCATCTACTTTGGCGAGTCTATCAGCAAAAGCACGGGCAAGCTGGGTTTTTCCAGAACCCACATCTCCAACAATTTGCAGAACAGTGACTGATCCagtcctttttaactgatcaTGAAGGGCTGTGAGAGCAGTGAGGTCTTTCTCACGTGGTTGAATATAATGGCTGGGTAAAGAGGGAAACGATTTTATAATCCTTCTGCTCTTTTCTCGATTCCTTCGAACGTAGTAATAAACTGAGCTAGATACTCCCAAGGTACCGAGGATCCAGTATTTGAGATTGGGGTTGTCTCTCCAAGATTTTGATTCTTCATTGCTCTcgtttccttccttttcaacCTCATTTTTCGCTGGGGTCAAGTATCTTTGGCTAGCATGTCTTTTCAAAGGAACTACTCTCTGACTATTCCGCCCAACACAAAGCACTCTAGTTACCGCATGTACAAAGCGCAGACGGCCCACAGAATTGATGGTTGAAGATCGATAAAACATCTTGTAAACTTGTCTGGATGCTACCCCAATCCGCAAAACCTTAGCCTTATCCCTTGACTGTCATTTCAAATTTAATCGTGTTTTATGTTGTTAAAATCAGAAGTGTTCAGTAGGTCCAAAGTCATCTAATGCGCCATGTTGCCTAGTTCACAAACCCTCAGAGGGGCAGAAACACATTATAAAATCGAAAAACCAGTTAGTTTTCTACATTACTTGGGGCGGGGCAAGAACTAGTTCATGTACGTGTCACATAGTGCTTCGAGAGCTTTAGTCATGTGATGGTCCGGTCCCGATGCATCCTTAGCAACATTTCCTAGCCTCTCCTGGTCGTTTTGTGTCTCGATTAAGCATAGCAATGGAAACTTACAGGAACGCGaaggaaaatgcaaaattaaagCTTGTCATTGACTGTGATGCTGGGATTGACGATGCCCAAGCAATCATGATCGCGCTCTCTCAGGAAGTAGATATCTTAGGTATCACTTGTACCTTTGGAAACGTAGATGTTGATCAAGTGATCAAGAATGTTTTTAAGGTGTTGGAAGTTTGCAGACGAACCGATATACCAGTGTATAAGGGCGCCTATCAACCTTTACTAGGTAAGCACTCTGATTTATGATTGATTGCGCCTCCCTAACCGTTCAGTCGTTTCAATCCCTAAGTTCATTGGGTATATCCTTCAtgtgagaatgccatatatgcatccaggtatctatgttcaTTGAGATCCACGCCTTCTGAAGGGCAGTCACGCAATCCACCTAAGGCAGTTTAATGATGTCATCTTTGTCCACAGTCGTTTTACGACAATGCTTGATCAGGTGAACTGTAAACTTTGACAAGGATTTCAAACTCAAGATCAATACATGTACCCTTCTCCCTAAAAATAATTGCTCAAAATCATTATTGAGCAAACAGTACTGCAAAGGGCATGTGCAACAGATATTAGTCACCCTAACCCTACcatttccttctttttgtaaataataGGTTCTCACTTTGAAAAAACTCTTTACCATGGTATGGATGGTTTGGGGGATGCATCTGGTATAAAGGATCCAGAAAACCATCGCCTTCCAAAAACCCATGCAGCTCAAGCAATGGTTCAGATTATAAATGATAATCCTGCAGAAGTAGTAATTGTTGCTCTAGGTCCTTTGACAAACCTTGCTTTAGCCTCTCATTTGGATGCTGAATTTACCTCAAAAGTGAAACAAGTTTTTGTAATGGGTGGCTGCATTCACAGCAAAGGAAATCACACAGTGACAGCTGAGTTCAACTTTTGTGTTGACCCTGAAGCTGCACATATCTTTCTTAATGAATTTAAGTGTCCAATTTCTTTAGTGTCATGGGAAATGTGCTTGGATCATCCAATGGAATGGGAATTCTTTGATCGTTATTTAAATGTGGGCACCAAAAAATCAGACTTTATGAAGAAGATCTcaacaaagataaaagaatatgAGGGAGATGGTCCTTTTATTGACTGTGACCCTTTTCCATTGTGTGCTGCAATAAAACCTGAAATTGTCCTCCAAGAAAAGCTAGTTCATGCAACTGTAGAGGTCCAGGGTTCTCTAACACGTGGTCAGATGGTTGTTGATTGGGGAGGAAAACTTAAAAAGGAATGCAATGTGCGACTGCTTGAGAAAATGGACTTAAATCTATTTATGGAAATGATGCTTAAATCTGTTGAATAGACTGGAACTTAGTTTTCATTACATTAGTCTTTTATTGTATGGTGACTAGTACTTCAACAACTGTATTTTGTTAACCCTTAGCTCTTAAAATTAAAGAGCTTGCTAATTGGACCAAAAAATACAGTTCTGTAAAATTTCTAGCATTCATTACAATATAGGATAAAATCAGTGATGTCTAAGTTTTGGGCATGTCACTGTATGTTTCAGTGGAAATTATGAttataatcaataattatttcaagatCAGTGCGAGATTCTGATTTCCACATTTAGTCTCAGATTGaagtaaattattgttattttgaagGAACTATTGTGACCTATATATACTTCCCTCAAATATTCCTATAAGGtcatattttattctttttaagTCATCTGTGTACTATTTGTAATGATATGATTGTTCTTATCataagagaaacaaaaaaaatcatgtggTTTTGAGATTTTACCAGTATTTCAATAGAACTCTAAGCTGAATAAGCCAGTTtggagtttcaaaaaatatgtgcgcgcgtcgggataaaaagaagcatagatttttcttcttttgtcatgctaaatacacgcacgaatttgcattaaaaaactttgtatttttaagatatGCTTGATTTTATCCCGATGCGCGcacgtgttttttgaaactccgaactagcTTATACAAATCTAATATTCTAAAATGTTTTCATGTATGTCACATTATACTGCATTTGGACTGATCTCTGTCTGACTtcactttcatttcatattCTTCTTGTGCCTTTATGTATGACAAAGGAGGCCACCTATGTTCATCAATATAATCTCTATTCTCTCCCTGGACAAGATGGAATTCTTCACAATTCTCAAACACAGAGAAATTTGTTGCAATAAAATGTAGGCACCAGCCTGATAACTGCTTTGCATTGTGAGCctgcaaaataaaacaacaacaactaaacAAACAGTTTGGGGTTGGTATGGTATTATGTAGTCTCCTTCTGTTTTAGACCAAATCCTGCGTCAAATAATTTGGCCCAATATTTGTCTTTATTTGGACCAAGATACAATCATGATGACAGCTGATTTGAATTCAACAACTTTATGCAGATCACTATTTCTATCATGtaccaaaacaataacaaataaaaaaataatatttaaatatttgtacCTGAGATGTAAAAAGGAGATCAATAACATCACTTGTGCCATCTGCCACTTTCTTCTGAACAGCTCTGTCCACTTTTTTGGTGATGTAGAGTTCACACAATGTAACAAGTCTGGGCAAGCAGAACCTGTCAGCCAAAACCATAATTTCTACTGAATTACCTTCCTCTATTGGTGCATGATCTGTGTATAGATACTCCAGCAGGGCCAGGAAACTCTCGAGGGAAGCATCTTGAATATTGATCTGTAACACAACATTAGAATTCTATTGAAGCCAAccatggtaataataattattattattaacaatggACAGGAAAGTTGATCGTAGCTCATCTAATGATGCACTAGTCAACTGCAATCCCAATCCCCTAACTCCCGTGGATATTGGGATTTTACTGAGAAATAGTGGGCCAGGGGAAATATGGAGATTTCACATTTATTTCTCCCACCAGCCACTAGAAGAATACCAGAAATTTATGGCTTCAACATCTCCCATCTGGAGAGGCAGTGGGGTAGCATTTTTGTTCAGAGGTTTGGTCATGCATTCCGTTGTTGGGTTAAATATTGGCACAACTTTCAATCAAAATCTTGGTCAAATATACAAGCTACAAATTACTGTCAGTTTATGGTCGTTTCACCTACGTCCTATTCATTTTCGTGTTAGGTTGTTTTACTAATGTGTTAGAGGCATTACATGTCGTTTCCCTAACATCTTGTAGGTCATTCTTTGAATTACAACAAAATTTACTCAAGATCTGATTTTCAACAAGATTTGCTCAAGAAGAATAACACCCTGCAAgatgtttattttcatttttgctttcttaCTGTCTAATAATCATTagacataccttgattgaaaaagatcatctggttgataggagtcctgagaaggactgttgttattgactgacgtttcgacaacctgtgcggaagccatcttcagagtcaagtggtagtgttagtcagttgaaaattcaaaaaccctggtgagcgatttgattgctcaatagatagagtagccgttggtaagtacgtgatgtgattggctgtgaagacatgtgcggagataggttatgcaaatagatggatggtaaaatgaataataatttgttattgtttcctgttgagtaaatgtttataaggtgcgggaagaggttgacaacgatttagggcagtttgttctaagttggtaaaccagctttcgagtgtaattcgttgatagtagtcggtactttaggttaaacacgtagcagagtcccagtcgatagcgtggtttgtttttaagtggtgttcggcgatgttattgttgaggtcaccctttttcgtagctcgtttgtgttcggttagtcgcgtggttaagtttctgccggtctcaccaatataagtggcctggcagtcggagcagtggatcttataaactgctcctggtctgtcttcgggtttgtcttttcccttaacacGAGTGAGTAAGcatcgtaaagtgaagatgggtttgtgtgcaactcgaatgttgtaaggtcgaagtatgcgtgctatggtttcagaggtgcctcgtacgtaaggtatagtggctgtggtggtgtatgagttgttagagctgtcgttcggtctgttgtaagtattgcgttcgatgaaatctgtgttgtagttgttcttaataaaaacagtgtttaagtgcttgatttcgtcagtcaaactgtcgtctgagtcgcaaacaatttgtgctcttcttgtcaaggttcgtaccgtagtcgctttgtgtgaagtaggattgtaggacgtttggtcaagtagtgtgtcagtgtgtgttggtttcctgtaaacagtggttcgtagggtgttgtttttgcatgttaccaagcagtcgaggaaaggtatcttaccgttctcctcgatctccttagttaactggatgttagtattctgttcgttcaagtgttcgtggaattcgtcgattttgctttcgtgtacagccgtgatcgtatcgtcaacgtagcgtagccagagagggagtgtttcactgtaagttgctagggcctgttcctcgatgttttgcatgactatctcagccacaacaacggaaacaggtcatcccatagctgttccgtgtagtcgcttgtagtgtttaccgttgtattgaaagtaggttgaggtcagacaaaggtgcagtaggtccataaggtcgtctgtgggtaatggtggttggtagtgtgatttgttgatggcggtcttagtacagtcaagggcaagttgaagtggtatgctggtgaaaagtgatttgacgtcgaaggatacaagcttgtggtcatctggtatttgtattgttttgatagcgtcaatgaagttgtccgtggattgtagtttgtgtcgtgacttgtcagttaagggtttgagaatgttagttaagtgttttgaaagttggtaagtaggagacccacagaatgagactATGGGTCGCATAGGTATGTTaggcttgtgtagtttaggtagtccGTAAAGTTTAGCTGATTGCGGTACACGGCATCTGAGTCTGTAGTATAGTTGAATGTCAATAGTGtctgtctttttaaggtcaagtagTTTGCCGTTTAgtcaaaccaatcaaatcgctcaccagggtttttgaattttcaactgactaacactaccacttgactctgaagatggcttccgcacaggttgtcgaaacgtcagtaaataacaacagtccttctcaggactcctatcacccagatgatctttttcaatcaaggtatgctactcctgggttcaaaccattttcttaatcaTTAGACAGtaagaaagcaaaaataaattatttgtgtGTAAATGtcaaatcattattattttattctgtTCTTACTTTTTGGTTCTGTTTTGAAGGATAGTCCAGAGCAATGCCTCAAGACAAGAAATTATATGAAGAAACCCCATCAAAGTGTTAGACTTCTAGTGATAGCCCTGAGATTTTTAAcagtgacaataattattgtttttacgCAAAATAACACACCATTTGACCGAAAATCATTCACAAAATGAAATATACTGGTAACAAGTttgtgaaacaaattaaaacgtaATCAAAACGACTTCTGACATTAGCAAACGGGAATTGAAGTGACAGTGCAGGACAAAAATGACCGGTCACCTTGGCACTCAATAACGTTTGATAACTT
The Acropora muricata isolate sample 2 chromosome 3, ASM3666990v1, whole genome shotgun sequence genome window above contains:
- the LOC136910331 gene encoding uncharacterized protein; amino-acid sequence: MFYRSSTINSVGRLRFVHAVTRVLCVGRNSQRVVPLKRHASQRYLTPAKNEVEKEGNESNEESKSWRDNPNLKYWILGTLGVSSSVYYYVRRNREKSRRIIKSFPSLPSHYIQPREKDLTALTALHDQLKRTGSVTVLQIVGDVGSGKTQLARAFADRLAKVDEKSYHLFPGDLHYGTFNGSSIESLLFDVKRFAVSIGCLESDWKSKMTEGLQYTSLSQEEQLDCLVEAVIEKLQDSQAWILILENVKDGEVFRRWFSNDSQRKWGNGTILVTRHNDIRNDNLVNNTSNIVNISNGMDVEDGVELLSKLSGLKGDKLMAADNVVKLFGGSPLALVSAGYYIGAKARRNSSYSCLHFLDDLNYESQKANHVVELPPLLGVVAMATKSLVEESPHLLHVFDFLGSCSPDWPIPITLIALYLRSPDFNLPPVIGGGSVLPSQTHVGTRTDDNVGGEEVEEMFFSIKKLAKNLESFMSAVKDNVEAIKAMLNPEMPDMPQIPDGVVEMLRACPLVSMQKMEDVGVETVVVSPVMYTVFQQLFQCLIMHKLEAQYLQKAEEKHNTSSWLRRLWRFDPQRTLQEYRNSLGEVSQVEMFTNHYLNVSRHEDERREEISQHLSLLDVRSVLKDELELKEEFRKIKSQDEVRHCQQHVARILKTFNEVASVCGQDNQTRTLVRLIKPHLDHILGSRTSRTLGPKSHAHAISAMAAIDSSLGKLDSSKMLLEEVLKIETDLYGESSLEVASTLTRLADVFSSLDDLPKCRELLERSLQIYESQRRKFGEYKQPLSYARTLSSLGATYGSLGFKERSLNYIERAFSFLQSGAPINPNEVETRRFMNDVASTLTDLGHAYLSLGETTTARRYLDMALNGHKNIYGDEHPEVVRTLTVLGIAYTMQGNWPEAKKVRKEAAKLQAKLDAKPFI
- the LOC136910334 gene encoding inosine-uridine preferring nucleoside hydrolase-like; the encoded protein is METYRNAKENAKLKLVIDCDAGIDDAQAIMIALSQEVDILGITCTFGNVDVDQVIKNVFKVLEVCRRTDIPVYKGAYQPLLGSHFEKTLYHGMDGLGDASGIKDPENHRLPKTHAAQAMVQIINDNPAEVVIVALGPLTNLALASHLDAEFTSKVKQVFVMGGCIHSKGNHTVTAEFNFCVDPEAAHIFLNEFKCPISLVSWEMCLDHPMEWEFFDRYLNVGTKKSDFMKKISTKIKEYEGDGPFIDCDPFPLCAAIKPEIVLQEKLVHATVEVQGSLTRGQMVVDWGGKLKKECNVRLLEKMDLNLFMEMMLKSVE